ATAGCATCATCGTGGGAACTCCTTTCACCCGATAATGTTGGGCCGCTTCCTGATTGTTGTCTACATTAATTTTAATAATGCTAATCCGCTCTCCCAAGGTATCTTTCACTTCCTTTAAAATAGGCCCCAGCATTTGGCAAGGACCACACCAATCGGCGTAGAAATCAACCAATACCGGTTTTTCAGCATTAAGGAGAGCTTCAAAAGTTGCGTTCATACTACAGTTTTTAGTTAGTTAAGGTTACGTCATTCTGCCTAGGGCACAATTCACATAGGATTTAGCTTTTCGCAATAAGGTATTATTGCCTTTTTCCGGATAGCCCAACTCGTTAAGTTGGTTAAGTAGAGTATCCCTCATTACTTGCCCGGTCACTGAAATAGTTTCCGTTTCTTTATCGATAGTTACTTTTTCTACCTGGTCTAATTTCAATAAAGCGGTCTGAATGCTGTTCATACAACCGCCGCATTTGATGTTTTCAACGGTAATCAGATGTTCCATTATTTTGTTTTTTTTGAGCAAGTGTTTATGCCGAAGGGTGCATATAAAGGGCAGAAACTAACCAAGCTAGTTAGTATAAAAACAATAGCTAAGATACCCAAAACCAAGGCAACAGTGCCGTTGATGGTGTGAGTAAAGTATAAAACAGCTAGTACAATTGCCAATACAACACGTAGTAGCCGGTCTGTGGTTCCCATATTTTTTTTCATGATTTCAATTTATTTAGTGATGATACTTTATGATTTATTTTTATTGTGGGCATAATGATGGTCATCATCATGGAAAAACCAGGACAACCACAACACCCTTGAGGTTCGCATTACCCAAGGTTGCAAAAGAATGAGTAAAACCACATTGATGATAAGCCACCAGAAAATTCGTTTATCGCGAATTCCGATGTCAGTTAGCGTAATCCATAACACAAAGGTCAGTATGGAAAAACCTACGGTCAAAGCATAGCTGACATAGCCGGTACCGTGGTAAAATCCGGGCTCCAGTTCGGTGCGTTGTCCGCAGACGGCACAGTGGGATTTCATTTTGTTGTTGTCTTTTAACTCATACCACTTATGGGTAAACAAATCCCCTTCATGACATCTGGGACATTTTCGGGTTAAGATGTTTTTTAGGTAAGCAAGCATCTGTTCTAATTTTCAGTAAAATTAAAACAGCTATTTTACAATTTTTGTGATATTTGTTACATTCGGATAAAAAAAAGTAAGTCTGAATGAAGGACTAAATCTTAAGAAGTTCTATTTGATTTCTTTGTAACAGTACTAATCCATTTTGCTCCAATTTTTTTAATAAGCGGGATATTACTTCTCGGGAGGTGTTAAGCTCTGTGGCGATTTCTTGGTGGGATAAGTTCAGTTTATTGGAGTTCCCGGCTTCTCTATGTCGTTTTAAATAAAAGATAAGTCTTTCATCCATGGCTTTAAAAGCAATATTATCGACTACATCTAATACTTCTTCAAATCGAGTGCGATAGGTTTCTATCACAAATTCATACCAACTACGGTGTTGCATCATCCATTTATCCATCAAAGGCAGCGGCACCATTATCAGTTCAACATCTTCAACCACTTTGGCCATGATTTGACTGGTTTCATGTTTGGTAGCGCAAATCATAGAGATGGCGCATGCCTGACCGGGTTGTAAATAGTACATAAAAAACTCTCCGCCGTCTTCGTCTTCTCTGTAAATTTTTATGCTGCCGCTAATGACCAACACCGTGTTTTTAATGTATTGACCGGTTCGTATAATGACGTCTCCGGCTTTAAATTGTTGTATTACGGCATTTTTCTCAATGTCCTCTACAAGAGGACCGGAGAAAGAAGAGAACAATTTTTTAATAGGTTCCAGCATGTAAAGAAGATTTTAAAAAGTAAAAATACTATAAAACAAATGGATTAGCGTAAGGAGGAGTTAATTTTTAGTCTACAATTCTTCGAATTTAAAGTGAAGCAAAGGTCTTCGACTCCCGATAGTTATCGGGACAGACTGGCAATGGTTTGTTTAATTGGAAGTTACTTAAGTTAGGAGGTCTTACTTTTATAAGATAAATACAATCCATAATACTACTGTCACCCTGAGCTTGTCGAAGGGCTTCTTTTATCATCAGAACTAAGGAGGGTCTTCGACAGGCTCAGACTGACAATGGTTTGTTTAATTGTAAATTCATAAAGTTATGGTGTGTTACTTTTTTAACACAAATACAATCCGTAACTCAACTGTCACTCTGAGCCTGTCGAAGGGCCTTTTAACCTTTAGTACTGGGGATTACCTTCGGTGATCCCGTTGGGGGGATACCTGAGCAAAAGAAAACCTGCGGCTGTTTCACAGCCTTGTTTTTTTATTTGTAAAAAGTACTCAAAAGTGAACTTTTGGCACTTTTTACAAATAAAAAAACCTTCAAGTAAACTTGAAGGCTTTCTTTTGCGGAGAAAGAGGGATTCGAACCTCGTTCTGTATGCTAGTATTTAAAGGTATTCGCTGTAATTATGGTTGATAGGTCACGAAATAGGTCACTATCAAACTGTGATAAAGAACATTAAATTGTATGTCCAAATATAATCATTTCTATACTGATATACAAGGGAAAGTTCATATTTTGAACTGGTTATTGAACTAGTTTGTAAGCTTCTCAAAGAACCGTTAGACCTAAATCTACTCTTTCTACCCTAGAGCATACAACGCAAAACTTCTTCTATTGGAAGACCTGTATATTTTGAAAATTCTTCAACTGAAATGTATTGATGATCTTCTTTATTCAGGTGCTTCTTTATCTTGATTAAATACAGCCTTGCCTGGGTGTATTCCTTTCCCATTATTCGTTGAACGTCTTTTGGGTACATGCACACTCTTCCGCTGCTTTGTCCCATTTGATACTTTATCTATGCCTTTGGTATGGCTATGTCATACCTCTCATATTATACAAAACTATAGAATTTTTGGAAAACTCCAAGCATTATTATTTGTGGTTATAGTCGATTATTTGTGGCTATTGATTGTAGCTCTTTTAAATGTGATTTTAATGTTTGAATCTTTGATTAAATCATTCGGGATTTAGTTGCAACGATTATCGAAATGAAAGTGAATTGTGAAAATGAGTATTAATCAAAAGTTTAGAAATTATGGCAAGACAGAAAGGCATAATTAAATTAAAAGGCACTATCGGAGGTATTACCTTTTATAAAACTTCGCAAGACGGGCACCTTGCCCGCGAGAAGGGAGGTATCGAAAAAAGCAGGATAGAAAATGACCCTGCGTTTCAGAGAACCCGTGAAAACGGTTCTGAATTTGGACGGGCTGGGAAGGCCGGAAAATTGCTTAGAACCGCTCTAAGAGCTTTGCTATTGAACTCTGCTGATGGCAGAATGGTAAGTCGACTTACGCAACAAATGGTAAAAGTAATTCAAGCTGACTTGGTTAGTGAACGTGGTTTGCGAAATGTGATTGACGGTGAAGCCGAATTGTTATTGGGTTTTGAGTTCAATATCAGAGGTAAACTTGGTACAAGTCTTTATGCACCTTACACAGGTGCTATAGACCGTGTTAGCGGTGAAATTACAGTGGACATTCCATCATTTATACCGATTAACATGATTGCAGCTCCATCGGGTACAACGCATTACAAAATTATTTCTGCCGGTGCAGAAATTGACTTTGAGGCGGAAACCTTTATTGTGGAAAGTTCGGCAACGGCTATTTTACCTTGGGATGCAGTGGCAACTGTTGCGATTGCACAAACCAATCAGGTTACAGCAGCCAGTACAAAACCTCTTTTCTTGGCGTTAGGAATTGAATTCTACCAAGAAGTTAATGGTCAGATGTATCCGCTTAAAAACGGTGCTTTTAACCCATTATCGATTGTGAAGGTTGACAGTGGTGTGTAATGGTTCTTTTACTCACCCGAACTTATTTCCCTGAAGGAACTAATGGCAAACTCGAATGCGAGGGCAAATTGATTTGCTACACAATTGAATTGCCTTGGAAGAATAACGAAACGAAGGTTTCCTGTATTCCGGAAGGGAAATATTTTCTAAAAAAGCGATTTAGCAGAAAGTTTAAATGGCACTTGGAATTGGTTGAAGTAAAAAACAGAAATCTTATTTTGATTCATCCTGCCAATAATGCCATTAAAGAATTGAACGGCTGCATCGCGCCGGTTACAAAGATTTCGGGAGCCGGTTTAGGACTACTATCCCGAAAAGCTTTTACTAAGCTTAAAACTATTGTTTATAAGGCTTTGGATGAAAAGCAACGAGTTTTAATCATCATCAAATCTTAAATTTTATTATTATGAAAACAAATTTTTTAAATGCACTGAAACAGAGATTGTTTCTTTTTATTGCTGTTCTAGGAACATTTATTAGTTATGCACAGTCAACGCAAAATCCAACGATTGGAGGTAGTAAAACTCCCGATACAGGAGGTCTTTTGGATATCGGTGGGAAACAAGCACCTCCTCCAACACCATTTACTACTACTTCAAAATACGATATAGGCGGTCGAGGCGATGTCGGTACAGGATTACTTGTTATTGGTGGTAAAAGTACCGATGCAAATGATATTGGAGGCAGACAAGATGTACCGACAATGCCTTATGGTTACGAAATTGGAGGAAGGGACTCTTCAGGTGGTTTAGGTAGTTATGCTTCTAATGATTTTCAAAATGTCAATTATGATATTGGAGGAAAAGGAACGGGTTCTGATTCCGGAGTAGGTCAAAAAAGTTATGACATTGGAGGAAGAAATACCGGTGGCGAATTGACTTTAGATATTGGTGGGAGAAGCCAAGATCCTTTATTTACCATTGTTTCGAATTTAGGCAGCACTACAACACTCAGGGTATATTCTTGATTATTCATTTAATTCTTTAAAGTCATGAATATTAAAAGTAGAGCTACGGCACCAACTCCAAAATTTTTTAAAGTGCTTCGAAATGTTGGCTTGGTATTGGCAGCTGTTGGCGGAAGTATATTGGCAGCCCCTATTGCATTGCCAGTTGTTTTAACTTCTGTTGGAGGTTATTTGGTTGTAGCCGGAGGTGTTGCCTCGGCAGTAAGTCAATTAACAACTATAGGAGATAATGCAAACAAATAGTCATACTTTAATAGGTACTGCCGGTGGAACATTCATGAGTATCATTCCAAATATTCATTCAGCGGATGTTTTTAAAACTGTTTTACTAGCTGCTATTGGTGCAGTTGTCAGTTTTACAATTTCATTAGTACTCAAAAGTATTATTAAGAAGTACAAAAAATAGTTTAACCCTGTTGTGGTGACCTTTGGGTTAAACAAAATGAAAGCCAAGTCGTAAGACCTGGCTTTTTTTTGTTAACAAGCTGTTTTCATCCTTGCCCTGATTTGTGGAAGATTTTTGTTGACTAGGTTAATAATCTCTTTGTTATACTTAGTTGCCTTATTGCCTTTGCCTCGCGATTGAAGAACCTCAAGATTTTCAAGAGAAATTTGGATTGTTTCAGCGTGAACACCATTTACTTTTGCAGAAAGAATCAATGAATTTTGTTTTTTGTAGTATTCATTAGTGAACACACAATGATTATGAATACAACCTTCTTCTAAAAATTCTTTTATGGTTTCAATCACATTTATTGAAATGTTTTTTTCTGAAAATACCAATCCGAAGAATTGCTTCTTAGCTTTAAAGTAATGTCTCTGGTTTTTGCCAATTTGTTTTTTGTTTTCTTCAACAGTATTTTTCCAAATTTCTTTCACCTTTTTAGCCATCAATTTGTCGTGTCTCTTTTTTAAATCTAAGGGACAAACATATTTTGGACTTCTGAAATCTTTCATAAAATGCTGAAGCAAATCAATGTAATCAACCCAAAGTTTTGCATCTTTAATTTGGTAGTTGTTTCTGATGCAAATTTTTATTGCATTCCAATAAGTTCCTGTTGATTTTAAACTTGTATTTCTAATATGATAATATAGCATATCGTGCTGATTTGCTTTTAGCAAGGTTTCAGCAATGCTATCAGACAGAATTGCCTTAAACAATATTTGAGGTGCAATGCCAAAGAACTTACCTTTAAAACCATTCCTTTTCACAATTGGCGACACTTTTTTGTTTGGCTGAATAAAGCTTGGTATTAAATAAAATCTGCTGTTGTTATCATTTGATTTTAGTGATAACTCACTGCTGACAATCCATTGGTCATAATAATGGGATAAGC
Above is a genomic segment from Flavobacterium phycosphaerae containing:
- the trxA gene encoding thioredoxin, with protein sequence MNATFEALLNAEKPVLVDFYADWCGPCQMLGPILKEVKDTLGERISIIKINVDNNQEAAQHYRVKGVPTMMLFQKGKLLWRQSGVLSKIELVTIIFEKCTWPELPNKPE
- a CDS encoding heavy-metal-associated domain-containing protein, whose protein sequence is MEHLITVENIKCGGCMNSIQTALLKLDQVEKVTIDKETETISVTGQVMRDTLLNQLNELGYPEKGNNTLLRKAKSYVNCALGRMT
- a CDS encoding YgaP family membrane protein; translation: MKKNMGTTDRLLRVVLAIVLAVLYFTHTINGTVALVLGILAIVFILTSLVSFCPLYAPFGINTCSKKTK
- a CDS encoding DUF983 domain-containing protein, translating into MLAYLKNILTRKCPRCHEGDLFTHKWYELKDNNKMKSHCAVCGQRTELEPGFYHGTGYVSYALTVGFSILTFVLWITLTDIGIRDKRIFWWLIINVVLLILLQPWVMRTSRVLWLSWFFHDDDHHYAHNKNKS
- a CDS encoding Crp/Fnr family transcriptional regulator, with protein sequence MLEPIKKLFSSFSGPLVEDIEKNAVIQQFKAGDVIIRTGQYIKNTVLVISGSIKIYREDEDGGEFFMYYLQPGQACAISMICATKHETSQIMAKVVEDVELIMVPLPLMDKWMMQHRSWYEFVIETYRTRFEEVLDVVDNIAFKAMDERLIFYLKRHREAGNSNKLNLSHQEIATELNTSREVISRLLKKLEQNGLVLLQRNQIELLKI
- a CDS encoding DUF5675 family protein; translated protein: MVLLLTRTYFPEGTNGKLECEGKLICYTIELPWKNNETKVSCIPEGKYFLKKRFSRKFKWHLELVEVKNRNLILIHPANNAIKELNGCIAPVTKISGAGLGLLSRKAFTKLKTIVYKALDEKQRVLIIIKS
- a CDS encoding PcfJ domain-containing protein, encoding MKPKTAIEFKIVELSQNLPQITQQQNELAFTKCFDNYAVQSRKSCFCLECGHNWKVCDTNKLKKVTCEKCSKSLLVTKKYSNGLKETDYYQIITTADKFQIIRMICITKTMKKNCQCSHFAHEVMQIFIDETGKSRTMSKNVMGLSHYYDQWIVSSELSLKSNDNNSRFYLIPSFIQPNKKVSPIVKRNGFKGKFFGIAPQILFKAILSDSIAETLLKANQHDMLYYHIRNTSLKSTGTYWNAIKICIRNNYQIKDAKLWVDYIDLLQHFMKDFRSPKYVCPLDLKKRHDKLMAKKVKEIWKNTVEENKKQIGKNQRHYFKAKKQFFGLVFSEKNISINVIETIKEFLEEGCIHNHCVFTNEYYKKQNSLILSAKVNGVHAETIQISLENLEVLQSRGKGNKATKYNKEIINLVNKNLPQIRARMKTAC